In the Streptomyces sp. f51 genome, one interval contains:
- a CDS encoding toxin-antitoxin system HicB family antitoxin, whose translation MAKTQLNVRVDEGTARAARERALERGMSVNRYIEELVRQDTGEVGHTFVEAAADFMKQYESVFAEEFGAEREGTSEGRR comes from the coding sequence ATGGCGAAGACTCAGCTGAACGTCCGCGTGGACGAGGGCACCGCGAGAGCGGCCCGGGAGCGAGCCCTGGAGCGGGGGATGAGCGTGAACCGCTACATCGAGGAACTGGTCCGGCAGGACACCGGGGAAGTGGGCCACACCTTCGTGGAGGCCGCGGCCGACTTCATGAAGCAGTACGAGTCCGTCTTCGCCGAGGAGTTCGGCGCGGAGCGCGAAGGCACCAGCGAAGGTCGTCGTTGA
- a CDS encoding ABC transporter ATP-binding protein, with translation MSTAAAEQIPGRAEGDGTAARARGLTKAYGSGETAVLALDSVDVDIARGRFTAVMGPSGSGKSTLMHCLAGLDTVSAGQVWLGDTEITGLKDRELTRLRRDRIGFMFQSFNLIPTLNAAENITLPMDIAGQKPDQKWLDQVIDTLGLRERLKHRPAQLSGGQQQRVACARALASRPELIFADEPTGNLDSRAGLEVLGFLREAVDELGQTVVMVTHDPGAAAHSDLVLFLADGRIVDQMERPSAEAVLERMKRFDTARVTFEAGREVPGKAAAAPAHSDSGSGSGSGSGSGSGSGSGSGDASPGGGSGDVTPDKD, from the coding sequence TTGTCCACAGCTGCTGCCGAGCAGATTCCCGGCCGCGCGGAGGGGGACGGGACCGCCGCCCGCGCCCGCGGCCTGACCAAGGCGTACGGTTCCGGCGAGACCGCGGTGCTGGCCCTCGACTCGGTCGACGTGGACATCGCGCGCGGCCGGTTCACCGCCGTCATGGGCCCCTCGGGCTCCGGGAAGTCCACCCTGATGCACTGTCTCGCGGGCCTGGACACGGTCTCCGCCGGACAGGTGTGGCTCGGCGACACCGAGATCACCGGGCTGAAGGACCGTGAGCTGACCCGCCTGCGGCGCGACCGGATCGGCTTCATGTTCCAGTCGTTCAACCTGATCCCCACCCTCAACGCGGCCGAGAACATCACGCTGCCCATGGACATCGCGGGCCAGAAGCCCGACCAGAAGTGGCTCGACCAGGTCATCGACACCCTCGGACTGCGCGAGCGGCTCAAGCACCGGCCCGCCCAGCTCTCCGGCGGCCAGCAGCAGCGCGTCGCCTGCGCCCGGGCGCTCGCCTCCCGGCCCGAGCTGATCTTCGCCGACGAGCCGACCGGGAACCTGGACTCGCGGGCGGGCCTCGAAGTCCTCGGATTCCTGCGCGAGGCCGTGGACGAGCTGGGCCAGACCGTCGTCATGGTCACGCACGACCCCGGCGCGGCCGCCCACTCCGACCTGGTCCTCTTCCTCGCGGACGGGCGGATCGTGGACCAGATGGAACGTCCCTCCGCGGAAGCCGTGCTGGAACGGATGAAGCGTTTCGACACGGCCCGGGTGACCTTCGAGGCCGGACGGGAGGTGCCCGGGAAGGCCGCCGCCGCCCCGGCCCACTCCGACTCCGGCTCCGGCTCCGGCTCCGGCTCCGGCTCCGGCTCCGGCTCCGGCTCCGGCTCCGGCGACGCCTCTCCCGGCGGCGGCTCCGGCGACGTAACCCCCGACAAGGACTGA